From Diospyros lotus cultivar Yz01 chromosome 4, ASM1463336v1, whole genome shotgun sequence, a single genomic window includes:
- the LOC127800308 gene encoding probable WRKY transcription factor 45, whose translation MENSNYHMLPCASAAMPSSSSLPPNLMKIACFPRGLYNENPRGSSSSSEIIINTNKEKHRPAAASEAEGVSNNGGFIQLPANEAKSGKNKKAEAKIRKPRFAFQTRTQVDILEDGYRWRKYGQKAVKNNKFPRSYYRCSHQGCSVKKQIQRQSPDEGVVVTTYEGVHTHPTEKPADNFEQILSGMHIYPFQN comes from the exons ATGGAGAACAGTAATTATCACATGCTTCCTTGTGCATCGGCAGCCatgccatcttcttcttctttacccCCAAATCTGATGAAAATTGCTTGCTTTCCTCGTGGCTTATATAATGAAAACCCTAGAGGgtcctcatcatcatcagaGATCATCATTAATACTAATAAAGAGAAGCATCGCCCTGCAGCAGCATCGGAAGCTGAAGGTGTCTCAAACAATGGAGGTTTTATTCAACTGCCTGCAAACGAAGCAAAATCGGGGAAGAATAAGAAAGCTGAGGCCAAAATTAGGAAGCCCAGATTCGCGTTTCAAACAAGGACCCAGGTTGATATACTGGAAGATGGGTATCGATGGAGAAAATATGGGCAAAAAGCAGTGAAGAACAATAAGTTTCCAAG AAGCTACTACCGCTGCAGTCATCAGGGGTGCAGTGTGAAGAAGCAAATCCAGCGCCAGTCCCCAGACGAAGGTGTGGTGGTGACAACTTACGAAGGAGTTCACACACATCCAACAGAGAAGCCTGCCGATAATTTCGAACAGATCTTGAGCGGCATGCACATTTACCcttttcaaaactaa